In Melospiza melodia melodia isolate bMelMel2 chromosome 11, bMelMel2.pri, whole genome shotgun sequence, the following proteins share a genomic window:
- the PTGS2 gene encoding prostaglandin G/H synthase 2, which produces MPLLPLALLAALLAAGRAANPCCSNPCQNRGVCMTTGPDSYECDCTRTGFYGQNCATPEFFTWLKLTLKPSPNTVHYILTHFEGVWNIINNIPFLRDTIMRYVLTSRSHLIDSPPTYNSDYNYKTWEAYSNLSYYTRSLPPVGLDCPTPMGVKGKKELPDSKLIVEKFLLRRKFIPDPQGTNVMFTFFAQHFTHQFFKTDQKRGPAFTRALGHGVDLNHIYGETLERQLKLRLRKDGKLKYQMIDGEMYPPTVRDTQAEMLYPPHVPEHLRFSVGQEVFGLVPGLMMYATIWLREHNRVCDVLKHQHPEWDDEQLFQTARLILIGETIKIVIEDYVQHLSGYHFKLKFDPELLFNQKFQYQNRIAAEFNTLYHWHPLLPDTFQIHDQEYTFQQFLYNNSIMLEHGLSHMVKSFSKQSAGRVAGGKNVPAAVQKVAKASIDQSRQMRYQSLNEYRKRFMLKPFRSFEELTGEKEMAAELEELYGDIDAMELYPGLLVEKPRPGAIFGETMVEMGAPFSLKGLMGNAICSPEYWKPSTFGGKVGFDIVNTASLQKLICNNVKGCPFTAFHILPPEPTEATINVSTSKTAMEDINPTLLLKERSAEL; this is translated from the exons atgccgctgctgcccctggccctgctggccgcGCTGCTGGCCGCCGGCCGCGCCG CCAACCCTTGCTGCTCGAACCCCTGCCAGAACAGAGGCGTCTGCATGACCACAGGGCCAGATAGCTACGAGTGCGactgcaccaggacaggcttCTACGGGCAGAACTGCGCCACAC CGGAATTCTTCACGTGGCTGAAGCTAACATTGAAACCATCACCAAACACTGTCCACTACATCCTCACCCACTTCGAAGGAGTCTGGAATATCATCAACAACATTCCCTTCTTAAGGGACACTATTATGAGATATGTACTAACGT CAAGATCACATTTGATTGACAGCCCACCAACTTACAATAGTGACTACAATTACAAAACCTGGGAAGCTTATTCCAATCTTTCCTACTACACAAGAAGCCTTCCACCAGTAGGACTTGACTGCCCAACACCAATGGGTGTTAAAG GGAAGAAAGAGCTCCCAGATTCAAAGCTGATCGTGGAGAAGTTTTTGCTGAGGAGAAAGTTTATTCCCGACCCACAAGGCACAAACGTGATGTTCACCTTCTTTGCCCAGCACTTCACCCACCAGTTCTTCAAGACGGACCAGAAGCGGGGCCCTGCCTTCACCAGAGCACTTGGCCACGGG GTTGACTTGAACCACATTTATGGAGAGACTCTGGAGAGACAACTTAAACTGAGGCTTCGAAAGGATGGAAAGCTAAAATACCAG ATGATCGATGGAGAAATGTACCCTCCGACGGTGCGGGACACGCAGGCAGAGATGCTGTACCCGCCTCACGTGCCTGAGCACCTGCGCTTCTCCGTGGGCCAGGAGGTGTTCGGGCTGGTGCCGGGGCTCATGATGTACGCCACGATCTGGCTGCGCGAGCACAACCGCGTCTGCGACGTGCTCAAGCACCAGCACCCCGAGTGGGATGACGAGCAGCTCTTCCAGACCGCCCGGCTCATTCTCATCG GAGAGACAATCAAGATCGTTATAGAGGACTATGTGCAGCACCTGAGTGGGTACCACTTCAAGCTGAAGTttgaccctgagctgctgttcAACCAGAAGTTCCAGTACCAGAACCGCATTGCAGCCGAGTTCAACACTCTGTACCACTGGCACCCACTGCTGCCTGACACCTTCCAGATCCATGACCAGGAATACACCTTCCAGCAGTTCCTCTACAACAACTCCATCATGCTGGAGCATGGACTCTCCCATATGGTCAAATCTTTCTCCAAGCAAAGTGCTGGCAGG GTTGCTGGTGGGAAGAATGTTCCTGCGGCAGTGCAGAAAGTGGCTAAGGCCTCCATTGACCAAAGCAGGCAGATGAGGTACCAGTCCTTGAACGAGTACAGGAAACGCTTCATGCTGAAACCATTCCGATCCTTCGAAGAGCTTACAG GAGAAAAAGAGATGGCAgcggagctggaggagctgtacGGGGACATCGATGCCATGGAGCTGTACCCAGGCCTGCTGGTGGAGAAGCCCCGGCCCGGGGCCATCTTTGGCGAGACCATGGTGGAGATGGGGGCCCCGTTCTCCCTGAAGGGCCTGATGGGCAACGCCATCTGCTCCCCCGAGTACTGGAAGCCCAGCACCTTCGGGGGCAAGGTGGGCTTTGACATCGTCAACACGGCCTCCCTACAGAAGCTCATCTGCAACAACGTGAAGGGCTGTCCCTTCACCGCCTTCCACATCCTGCCTCCCGAGCCCACCGAGGCCACCATTAACGTTAGTACCTCAAAAACTGCCATGGAAGATATCAACCCCACACTCCTGCTGAAAGAGCGCTCTGCCGAGCTGTAG